ACCGGTATCGCCGGTAGCACGATCATCGGCCGGCACTGTACCTTCGGCGGCCAGTCCGGGACCGCTGGTCATATCAAGGTCGGTGACAACGTTACGGTCGCCGGCAGGGGAGGTGTCGCCTCCGATACCGAAGGGGGCCAGGTTCTTTCCGGTGCTCCCGCCATGCCGCACAAGGAGTGGCTCAAGGCATCACTGACGTATGTCAAGTTGCCTGAAATGCGCCGGGAGTTGAACCGGTTGAAAAAGGAGGTTGCGGCGCTGACTGCCGCCATGAAAGAGTTGGGGGACGAGGTATGATGGATATCCGTAAAATCATGGAGCTGCTGCCGCACCGCTACCCGTTTTTGCTGGTTGACCGGATCATCGAGGTTGTTCCCGGCAAGAGGGTGGTCGGTTTGAAAAATGTCACTATCAATGAGCCCTGTTTTCAGGGGCATTTTCCTGAGCACCCCATTCTTCCCGGCGTGTTGATTGTCGAGGCCATGGCCCAGGTGGGAGGGGTGTTTGCTCTGACCAGTGACAATATCGGCGAGAACAAGGTGTCCTACTTTGTCGGGATCGACAAGGCACGCTTTCGCCGTCCGGTCCGTCCGGGCGACACCATCCGTATCGAAATGGAACAGGTCAGCGTCAAGCGGGGTATCTACACTTTTGCCGGCAAGGCCTATGTCGACGGCAAGGTGGTGGCTGAAGCGCAGCTGATGGCTACTTTTGCCGACAAATAAAAGAGGTTTGCACGATGATTCATCCGACAGCGCAGATTCATCCCGGAGCCGAGATCGCCGATGATGTCGAAGTCGGTCCCTACGCTGTGATCGGCGAGCATGTCCGTATCGGTTCCGGAACCCGCATTGGCGCCCATGCGGTTATCGACAACTACACCGAGATCGGATGCGACAACAAGATCTACCAGTTCGCATCGGTCGGGGCCGAGCCCCAGGATCTGAAGTTCGCCGGCGAAAAGTCCTGGTTGCGCATCGGCGACAGGAATAAGATTCGCGAATTCGCCACCCTGCATCGGGGGACGGCCGATGGCGGGGGCGAGACGGTGGTCGGCAACGACTGCCTGTTCATGGCCTATTCGCACGTGGCGCATGACTGCCGGGTCGGTGATCATGTGATTCTGGCCAACGCC
This window of the Geothermobacter ehrlichii genome carries:
- the lpxA gene encoding acyl-ACP--UDP-N-acetylglucosamine O-acyltransferase, which encodes MIHPTAQIHPGAEIADDVEVGPYAVIGEHVRIGSGTRIGAHAVIDNYTEIGCDNKIYQFASVGAEPQDLKFAGEKSWLRIGDRNKIREFATLHRGTADGGGETVVGNDCLFMAYSHVAHDCRVGDHVILANAATLAGHVVVEDHAILGGLSAVHQFTRIGAHVMLSGGTMVVQDVVPYAMAQGDRARIAGINLVGLKRRGFSDEALKRIKAAYKLVFRSDLRLDEALKRLESELGGNPEIDHMLAFLRGSERGITR
- the fabZ gene encoding 3-hydroxyacyl-ACP dehydratase FabZ: MMDIRKIMELLPHRYPFLLVDRIIEVVPGKRVVGLKNVTINEPCFQGHFPEHPILPGVLIVEAMAQVGGVFALTSDNIGENKVSYFVGIDKARFRRPVRPGDTIRIEMEQVSVKRGIYTFAGKAYVDGKVVAEAQLMATFADK